GTCAGCCGCACCTGCTCCATCGACCCGGGGCCGCCCTCACGCAGCAGGGCCTCCAGCACCATCGACGGCGGGAACTTCGGGGCCGGCCCGAACCCGCCGCGGGCGGCGTCGAAGTCGGCGTCCAGGCGGGCCAGCGCCGCCCCCAGCTCGGCCGCCCCGACCTCCCCGGGGAGGGTGGTCACCGCGGTCCGGCGCAGCTCGGCCTGGATGTGTCCGGCGCTGCCCACCAGGTCCTCGCGACGGTCCCGCCAGGCGTCGGTGACGGCCTCCAGCAGCTGGGGGAAGGAGGGCATCCCGTGCACCGGCCGCGGCGGGTAGTAGGTGCCGGCGTGGAAGGGCAGCCCGTCGGCGGTGAGGAAGACGCTCATCGGCCACCCGCCGTGACCGGTGAGGGCCTGGGTGGCGCTCATGTAGACCGCGTCGACGTCGGGGCGCTCCTCGCGGTCCACCTTGACCGCGACGAAGCCCTGGTTGAGGAGGGCGGCGGTGGCCTCGTCCTCGAAGGACTCGTGGGCCATCACGTGGCACCAGTGGCAGGCGGCGTAGCCGATGGAGAGGAACAGCGGCACGTCGCGACGCCGGGCCTCGGCGAAGGCATCCTCGCCCCACGGCCACCAGTCCACCGGGTTGTCGACGTGCTGGAGCAGGTAGGGGGAGGAGCTGCCGGCCAGACGGTTCGCCATGGCCACCAGCCTGTCACGGCCGGCACCCCACCCGGGGAGCAGGTCGGTCGACCGGGCTCAGGCCAGCGGGCCGAGCACGGCACCGGGAGCGGCGTCGAGCTCCAGGGTCTCCAGCACCCGCAGCAGCTGGCGCTCCTCGTAGCGGAAGTGGGACTCCATCACCGCCTCGATGCCGTCCAGGTGGCGCCCGAGCTCGGCCGGTCCGAGGCCGCCGTCGAGGGCCTGCTGGAGCCCACCGAGCAGGTGCTCGATCATCGAGTGGTCCTGCTGCAGGGCGCGCAGGGTGTCCGCGAGCTCGGGGTGGCTGGCCGCCACGGCCGGGAAGAGGAACGTGTCCTCACCCCGGTGGTGCCGGGACAGCGCGGTGCAGAAGCCGTGGCAGAACAGCAGCAGGTCGCGTCCGCGCTCGGCGGCCTCCGGTGCGTCGGCGGCCTCCCGGGCGACCTCCAGCGCCCGGCGCAGCTGCAGGTGCACCCGGCGGAGCTCGGCGGCCCACGCCACCAGTCGTCCGTCGCCGTCAGGCACGGCGGACGGACGGGGGGATGGTCGTCATGACGCCTCCCTGGTCCGGCGCCTCCATGCCTGACGTGGTCCGTCACCAGCACGCGACGCTGGGGAAGAGGCTAGCGGGACGCGCGGCTCCGCGACAGGGTCAGGCGTCGTCCTCCTCGGACGGTGCCGGGGCCGGGGTGTGGACCGGGAGGTCGGGCTGGTCGATGACGCAGAACTCGTTGCCGTCGGGGTCGCGCAGCACCACGAAGTCGGGGTCGTCGGGGTAGTCCCAGTCGTCCACGCGGGTGGCTCCGAGACCGACGAGCCGCTCGACCTGGCTCTCCTGCTCGGCGGTGTACAGGTCGAGGTGGACACGGACCGGCTCGCTCGGACGTCCGGGGCTGAGCTGCAACGACAGCGGCAGCCGCCGCGGGTCGTCGGGCAGCAGCATGGTGAACTCCGGGTCGATCTCGTCGTCGCGGACGCGGTAGCCCAGGGCGGCGCACCAGAAGGCGACCGCGCGCTCCATGTCGGCCACGTTGACCACGACGGTGCCCACGCGGAGGTCACCGGGTCCGGGGTGCGGGTTGCTGCTCATGGTCCCTTCCTACCCCAGCGGCGGCGCCGGCACGCCGGTCGGGTGCCGGAGCAGCCGGCCGCGGTGGGTGTCAGAGCAGGAAGCACCAGACCAGCACCGCCAGGCACAGCAGCAGCATCCCGGGGGCGGTCGGACAGGGGCGCTAGCGTGTCCCCGGCCCGTGACCGGGGGAGGGAGGGTGATGGACGGCGACGCACCCACCCCGCGACCGCACCAGCGCCAGGCCCTGTCCGCGGTGCAGGACGTCTGGGACCGCGGCGGCCGGCGCGCCTGGGTGGTGCTGCCCCCCGGCGCCGGCAAGACGCTGGTCGGGCTGTGGGTGGCTGCGGAGCGCTTGGCCGACCCGGTGGACCCGGTCCGGCGCGTGGTGGTGCTGTCGCCGAACACCGCCATCCAGGGGCAGTGGCTGGACGAGGCGCAGCGGCTGGTGGACGCCGGCGCGCTGGGTGCCACGCTCTCGGGCTCCCGCTCGCTGGAGGCCGGGGTGACCGCGCTGACCTACCAGTCCCTGGCCGTCTTCGACCCCGACGCGGAGTCCGACGACGACGGCTCCGCGACGCTGGTGGAGCGGCTGCACGACAACGGCCGCGAGCTGGTCCGACGGCTGCAGGCGGCGGGTCCGCTGCTGCTGGTGCTGGACGAGTGCCACCACCTGCTGCAGGTCTGGGGCCGGTTGCTGGAGGAGCTGCTGGCCGGGCTCCCGGACGCCCGGGTGCTGGGCCTGACCGCGACCCCGCCGGGCGTCCTGACCAGCAGCGAGTCCGCCCTGGTCGAGACGCTGTTCGGGCCGGTGGTGCACCAGGCGTCGATCCCGGCGCTGGTGCGCGAGGGCCAGCTGGCCCCCTTCGCGGAGCTGGCCTGGCTGGTCACCCCGACGCCGACCGAGCTGGAGTGGCTGGCCGCGGACGGCGAGCGCTTCGCCGAGCTGCTCGCCTTCCTGACCGACCCCACCTCCGGGACGATCGGGTTCCTCAGCTGGCTGGACCTGCGGTTCTGCCACGCCGCCGGCACCGCCACCACCTGGAACGCCCTCTCGGGGGCGGAGCCGGAGCTGTGCCGTGCCGCCCTGCGGGTGCACTCCGCGGGGCTGCTGGCCCGACCGCCGGGGGCCCGCCCCGGCGAGGCCGACCGGGTGCCGCCGACGGCGGAGGACTGGCTGCTGCTGGTCGAGGACTGGGTCCAGCGGCACCTGCGCCGGACCGGGGACGGGGCCGACGAGGCGGTGCTGGTCCGGCTGCGGGCGGCGCTGCCCGGGGTCGGGTACGCCCTGACCCGGCACGGGATCCGCCGGGGACGTCCGCCGGTGGACCGCGTGCTGGCCCGGACCGAGGCCAAGGCCGCCGCCACGGTGCAGGTGGTGGCCTCCGAGCGCGACACGTTGGGCGACCGGCTGCGGATGCTGGTGCTGTGCGACCACGAGCGGGCCAGCGCCACCGTGCCCAGCGTGCTGGCCGACGTCCTCGACGCCCGCGCCGGGTCCGCCTGGGCGGTGCTCGAGGCGCTGCTGGCCGACCCGGGCACCGCGGCCCTCGCCCCGCTGCTGGTCACCGGCCGCACGGTGGCCGGCGACCCCAGCACCCTGCGCCTGCTGGCCGAGCAGGTACGCCGTCGCACCCCCGACCTCACCCTGGTGGTCCGGGAGGAGGGGCCGGCGGCGGTGCTGGAGGGCGGTTGGGACAGCCGCCGGTGGGTGCGCGAGGTCACCGAGCTGTTCGAGGACGGCGGCTGCCAGGTGCTGGTCGGCACCCGCGGGCTGCTGGGTGAGGGGTGGGACGCCCGCGGGGTGAGCGGTCTGGTGGACCTGACCACGGCGACCACCAGCACCGCGGTGGTGCAGACGCGCGGCCGGGCGCTGCGTACCGATCCCGCCTGGCCGGACAAGGTGGCCATCACCTGGTCGGTCGTCGCGCTGGCCCCGGGCCACCCGCAGGGCCACGCGGACTGGCAGCGGCTGGTCCGCAAGCACACCGGGTTCTGGGGCGTGGACGCCGCCGGTCAGGTGGTGGACGGGGTGGCCCACCTCGACCCCTCGTTCTCCCCGTGGGCGCCCCCGGACGCCGAGCGGCTCGACGCGCTCAACGCGTCCATGGTGCGCCGCAGCCAGGAGCGGGCCGAGGTGGCCGCGCGCTGGCAGGTCGGTCGCCCCTACCGCGACGAGCTGGTGCACACCGTCCGGGTCGTCCCGGACGCCCGTCCGCTGGGGACGTCCACGGAGCCGGTCCCGGTGGTGGTCGAGCCGGCCGGTCGGCTGGTGGTGCGCGGCGGTGGCGGGGCCGGCGGGCAGGTCTCGGGCTGGCTGCTCGCGGGTCTGGGGGTCGTCCTGGCTGCGCTCCCCGTGCTGGGTGCCCATCCCGCGCTGCTGGCCGCCGGTCTGGCCCTGCTCGCGCTGGGGCTCGTGCTGCAGGTTCGCGGGCAGGCGCGTCGAGGGCGGGAGCTGGTGGCCGCCGTCCGCCACCCGCCCAGCCTGCAGCAGATCGCCTCCGCCGTGGCCGACGCGCTGCACGACTGCGAGCTGGTGCCGGTGGGCGCGGAGGCGGTGCGGGTGGTGGTGGAGGCCGACGGGAGCCACCGCTGCCTGCTGGAGGGGGTGGACGGCGAGGCGTCCCGCCGCTTCGCCGACGCGCTGGAGGAGGCGGTGGGCCCGGTGCTGGAGTCCCGCTACCTGATCAGCCGGAGGTCGGTGGGCCTGGACGGGGTCGAGGGGTGGCGGGAGGAGGTCCGGGTGGCCCGGGGTCGTCCGCTGCCGGTGCTGGAGGTGTGGCACGCCGTGCCGGCGGTGCTGGGGCGCAACGTGGGACAGGCCGAGGCCTACCAGCGGGCCTGGGGGCGGTGGGTGGCGGAGGGGGAGCTGGTGGCCACCGCCACCCCGCGCGGGACCGG
The sequence above is a segment of the Auraticoccus monumenti genome. Coding sequences within it:
- a CDS encoding hemerythrin domain-containing protein, whose amino-acid sequence is MAWAAELRRVHLQLRRALEVAREAADAPEAAERGRDLLLFCHGFCTALSRHHRGEDTFLFPAVAASHPELADTLRALQQDHSMIEHLLGGLQQALDGGLGPAELGRHLDGIEAVMESHFRYEERQLLRVLETLELDAAPGAVLGPLA
- a CDS encoding VOC family protein, producing MSSNPHPGPGDLRVGTVVVNVADMERAVAFWCAALGYRVRDDEIDPEFTMLLPDDPRRLPLSLQLSPGRPSEPVRVHLDLYTAEQESQVERLVGLGATRVDDWDYPDDPDFVVLRDPDGNEFCVIDQPDLPVHTPAPAPSEEDDA
- a CDS encoding DEAD/DEAH box helicase family protein; translated protein: MDGDAPTPRPHQRQALSAVQDVWDRGGRRAWVVLPPGAGKTLVGLWVAAERLADPVDPVRRVVVLSPNTAIQGQWLDEAQRLVDAGALGATLSGSRSLEAGVTALTYQSLAVFDPDAESDDDGSATLVERLHDNGRELVRRLQAAGPLLLVLDECHHLLQVWGRLLEELLAGLPDARVLGLTATPPGVLTSSESALVETLFGPVVHQASIPALVREGQLAPFAELAWLVTPTPTELEWLAADGERFAELLAFLTDPTSGTIGFLSWLDLRFCHAAGTATTWNALSGAEPELCRAALRVHSAGLLARPPGARPGEADRVPPTAEDWLLLVEDWVQRHLRRTGDGADEAVLVRLRAALPGVGYALTRHGIRRGRPPVDRVLARTEAKAAATVQVVASERDTLGDRLRMLVLCDHERASATVPSVLADVLDARAGSAWAVLEALLADPGTAALAPLLVTGRTVAGDPSTLRLLAEQVRRRTPDLTLVVREEGPAAVLEGGWDSRRWVREVTELFEDGGCQVLVGTRGLLGEGWDARGVSGLVDLTTATTSTAVVQTRGRALRTDPAWPDKVAITWSVVALAPGHPQGHADWQRLVRKHTGFWGVDAAGQVVDGVAHLDPSFSPWAPPDAERLDALNASMVRRSQERAEVAARWQVGRPYRDELVHTVRVVPDARPLGTSTEPVPVVVEPAGRLVVRGGGGAGGQVSGWLLAGLGVVLAALPVLGAHPALLAAGLALLALGLVLQVRGQARRGRELVAAVRHPPSLQQIASAVADALHDCELVPVGAEAVRVVVEADGSHRCLLEGVDGEASRRFADALEEAVGPVLESRYLISRRSVGLDGVEGWREEVRVARGRPLPVLEVWHAVPAVLGRNVGQAEAYQRAWGRWVAEGELVATATPRGTGVLTAQLGNDPLAVTTLRRDAWE